A single region of the Agromyces sp. Leaf222 genome encodes:
- a CDS encoding type IV toxin-antitoxin system AbiEi family antitoxin domain-containing protein, whose protein sequence is MRSPRWTPGEIGRLARELGGVVRRGDVAQLGLDVRALRRAVVTGEVIRVRSGLYASADLPSSTRTALRHGGVLACVSVARLRGLWVLPLDSTVHVSLPPNGHAREHARCACVQHWNALPTPTATEVSLVDALLQIRGCLGDDAFFATLESALHVGALDVGARNELRARITESARWLVDLAGTDAESGLESLLRIRLHRLGLALRTQVEVPGVGRVDFVLGDRLILEVDGRAGHDTPDDRHRDRLRDAVATAHGFTTLRFDYALVVHDWTLVEQAILAAVGRSAHLDPWAERVRMA, encoded by the coding sequence GTGAGAAGTCCGCGGTGGACCCCCGGCGAGATCGGCCGACTGGCTCGCGAGCTCGGCGGCGTGGTCCGCCGTGGCGATGTCGCGCAGCTCGGTCTCGATGTGCGAGCGCTGCGACGCGCCGTCGTGACCGGCGAGGTGATCCGGGTCAGGTCCGGCCTCTATGCGAGCGCAGACCTGCCGTCCTCGACGAGGACGGCCCTTCGGCACGGGGGAGTCCTGGCCTGCGTGTCGGTGGCACGACTCCGCGGCCTCTGGGTGCTGCCGCTCGATTCGACCGTGCACGTCTCGCTCCCGCCGAACGGCCACGCGCGCGAGCACGCTCGCTGCGCGTGCGTGCAGCACTGGAACGCCCTCCCGACTCCAACTGCGACCGAGGTGTCCCTCGTCGACGCCCTCCTCCAGATTCGCGGATGCCTCGGGGACGACGCCTTCTTCGCAACGCTCGAGTCGGCGCTCCACGTCGGAGCGCTCGACGTCGGAGCACGGAACGAGTTGCGAGCCCGGATCACCGAATCGGCACGCTGGCTCGTCGACCTCGCCGGCACCGACGCCGAGAGCGGCCTCGAATCATTGCTCCGCATCCGGCTGCACCGATTGGGCTTGGCACTTCGCACGCAAGTCGAGGTTCCCGGTGTCGGACGGGTCGACTTCGTACTCGGCGACCGGCTGATCCTGGAGGTCGACGGTCGGGCGGGGCACGACACTCCCGATGACCGTCACCGAGACCGCCTGCGCGATGCCGTGGCGACGGCCCACGGCTTCACGACGCTCCGATTCGACTACGCGCTCGTCGTGCACGACTGGACGCTGGTCGAACAGGCGATCCTCGCTGCCGTCGGCCGGAGCGCTCACCTCGATCCGTGGGCCGAGCGCGTGCGCATGGCCTGA
- a CDS encoding dihydrofolate reductase — protein MSADAAGRPLPADAAREARPARRRVDARPAIGLVWAEAEGGVIGRDGGMPWHVPEDLAHFKAVTLGAPVVMGRKTWDSLNPRFRPLPGRRNVVVTRQAGWAVEGADAAASVDEALALVGDVDRVWVIGGSELFGSTLALADRLEVTELRHADGAFRPADGDVLAPPVGPEFEPTRGDEHTSASGIRYRFVTYRRP, from the coding sequence ATGAGTGCGGATGCCGCGGGCCGGCCGCTTCCGGCCGACGCGGCCCGCGAGGCTCGCCCGGCCCGCCGCCGCGTCGATGCGCGCCCCGCGATCGGGCTCGTCTGGGCCGAGGCCGAGGGCGGCGTCATCGGTCGCGACGGCGGCATGCCGTGGCACGTGCCAGAAGACCTCGCGCACTTCAAGGCCGTCACACTCGGTGCCCCGGTCGTCATGGGCCGCAAGACCTGGGACTCCCTGAACCCGCGGTTCCGACCACTGCCGGGGCGGCGCAACGTCGTCGTGACCCGCCAGGCCGGCTGGGCCGTCGAAGGGGCGGATGCCGCAGCTTCCGTCGACGAGGCCCTCGCCCTCGTCGGCGACGTCGACCGGGTCTGGGTCATCGGCGGATCCGAGCTGTTCGGCTCGACCCTCGCCCTCGCCGATCGGCTCGAGGTCACCGAGCTGCGGCACGCCGACGGCGCCTTCCGCCCTGCTGACGGCGACGTGCTCGCGCCGCCCGTCGGGCCCGAGTTCGAGCCGACGCGCGGCGACGAGCACACCTCGGCGAGCGGCATCCGCTACCGCTTCGTCACCTACCGCCGCCCCTGA